In Phyllostomus discolor isolate MPI-MPIP mPhyDis1 chromosome 2, mPhyDis1.pri.v3, whole genome shotgun sequence, the following are encoded in one genomic region:
- the TMEM50B gene encoding transmembrane protein 50B isoform X2: MAGFLDNFRWPECECVDWSERRNALASVVAGVLFFTGWWVMIDAAVVYPKPEQLNHAFHTCGVFSTVAFFMINAVSNAQVRGDSYESGCLGRTGARVWLFIGFMLMFGSLIASMWILFGAYVTQNTEVYPGLAVFFQNALIFSSTLIYKFGRTEELWS, translated from the exons ATGGCGGGCTTCCTGGACAACTTCCGGTGGCCGGAGTGCGAGTGCGTGGACTGGAGCGAGAGGAGGAACGCCCTGGCCTCCGTGGTGGCGGGGGTGCTG TTTTTCACAGGCTGGTGGGTGATGATCGACGCGGCCGTGGTGTACCCCAAGCCGGAGCAGCTGAACCACGCCTTCCACACGTGCGGCGTGTTCTCCACGGTGGCGTTCTTCAT GATAAACGCCGTGTCCAACGCCCAGGTGCGAGGGGACAGCTACGAGAGCGGCTGCCTGGGCAGGACAG GGGCTCGGGTCTGGCTCTTCATCGGTTTCATGCTGATGTTCGGGTCGCTCATCGCCTCCATGTGGATCCTCTTTGGCGCCTACGTCACCCAGA ATACCGAGGTTTATCCGGGGCTAGCCGTGTTTTTTCAGAATGCACTTATATTCTCAAG CACCCTGATCTACAAGTTCGGGAGGACGGAGGAGCTGTGGAGCTG A
- the TMEM50B gene encoding transmembrane protein 50B isoform X1: MAGFLDNFRWPECECVDWSERRNALASVVAGVLFFTGWWVMIDAAVVYPKPEQLNHAFHTCGVFSTVAFFMINAVSNAQVRGDSYESGCLGRTGARVWLFIGFMLMFGSLIASMWILFGAYVTQNTEVYPGLAVFFQNALIFSSTLIYKFGRTEELWS; this comes from the exons ATGGCGGGCTTCCTGGACAACTTCCGGTGGCCGGAGTGCGAGTGCGTGGACTGGAGCGAGAGGAGGAACGCCCTGGCCTCCGTGGTGGCGGGGGTGCTG TTTTTCACAGGCTGGTGGGTGATGATCGACGCGGCCGTGGTGTACCCCAAGCCGGAGCAGCTGAACCACGCCTTCCACACGTGCGGCGTGTTCTCCACGGTGGCGTTCTTCAT GATAAACGCCGTGTCCAACGCCCAGGTGCGAGGGGACAGCTACGAGAGCGGCTGCCTGGGCAGGACAG GGGCTCGGGTCTGGCTCTTCATCGGTTTCATGCTGATGTTCGGGTCGCTCATCGCCTCCATGTGGATCCTCTTTGGCGCCTACGTCACCCAGA ATACCGAGGTTTATCCGGGGCTAGCCGTGTTTTTTCAGAATGCACTTATATTCTCAAG CACCCTGATCTACAAGTTCGGGAGGACGGAGGAGCTGTGGAGCTGA